Proteins from one Lacrimispora sphenoides genomic window:
- a CDS encoding tetratricopeptide repeat protein: protein MDYERKTRVIANSYYNMGLERAKLRDLSGASECLKKSLHFNKYMTDARNLLGLIYYEVGEVGEALVQWVISMNFQPEGNQADNYLGEIQRKSGIMETERRAVRRFNQALIYAQSGSEDLAILQLIKVVESKPNYVKAQLLLALLCIAREDYQKAGKAVYKVLQIDRNHPKALYYKSLVKDTAGTGKSEREPEKRKLKNVLSHRQMEDDDVIIPPSYRENTKDQAVWNILAGLLLGAAVVFFLVMPANTKSINELHNQEILKYSEQLSQANQKADGLTAQLESIEAEKKTAEASLASLTSDSDSVLAQYQAVIGILQAYKKDDFPAAVRIYAGLNPDLIASADVQTIVGEIRKDMAENGCPILEGFGDKAMEAADAQTALAYYLKCIDLKPASWQAKFKTAVIYKGMDQKEQANGLFSDIINNSKDEELSAKAKSERGF from the coding sequence ATGGATTATGAAAGAAAAACCCGGGTAATCGCAAACAGCTATTACAATATGGGGCTGGAACGGGCAAAGCTCAGGGACTTGTCAGGAGCTTCCGAATGTCTGAAAAAAAGCCTCCATTTTAACAAGTATATGACAGATGCAAGGAACCTTTTGGGTCTGATCTATTATGAGGTCGGAGAAGTGGGCGAAGCTCTTGTTCAATGGGTAATCAGCATGAACTTCCAACCAGAAGGAAACCAGGCGGATAACTACCTCGGTGAGATACAGAGAAAATCAGGTATCATGGAGACGGAGCGGCGTGCAGTGAGAAGATTCAACCAGGCCTTGATTTACGCCCAAAGCGGCAGTGAGGATCTGGCGATTCTGCAGCTCATTAAGGTTGTGGAAAGCAAGCCTAACTATGTAAAGGCCCAGCTTTTGCTGGCACTCCTTTGCATAGCCAGAGAGGATTATCAGAAGGCTGGTAAAGCCGTTTACAAGGTATTACAGATCGACCGCAATCATCCAAAGGCGCTTTACTACAAGTCCTTAGTCAAGGATACGGCCGGAACTGGAAAAAGTGAGCGGGAGCCGGAAAAAAGAAAGCTGAAGAATGTACTTTCCCACAGGCAGATGGAAGATGACGATGTGATCATCCCTCCAAGCTATCGGGAGAATACCAAGGATCAGGCGGTATGGAATATTCTTGCAGGGCTTTTACTTGGGGCTGCAGTGGTCTTTTTTCTGGTAATGCCGGCGAATACTAAATCCATAAATGAGCTCCATAATCAGGAGATACTAAAATACAGCGAGCAGTTAAGCCAGGCCAACCAAAAAGCAGACGGTCTTACGGCACAGCTGGAATCCATAGAAGCAGAAAAAAAGACTGCAGAGGCTTCTTTAGCCTCTCTCACCAGTGATTCAGACAGTGTTCTGGCCCAGTATCAGGCCGTGATCGGGATCCTTCAGGCATATAAGAAGGATGATTTTCCGGCTGCAGTGCGGATTTATGCCGGGCTTAACCCGGATCTCATCGCTTCCGCAGATGTCCAGACAATCGTAGGTGAGATAAGGAAGGATATGGCGGAAAATGGCTGTCCGATTTTAGAAGGCTTTGGGGACAAGGCGATGGAAGCAGCTGATGCCCAGACTGCACTTGCTTATTACTTAAAATGTATTGATTTAAAACCAGCCAGCTGGCAGGCCAAATTTAAGACGGCGGTCATCTATAAGGGAATGGACCAGAAGGAGCAGGCCAACGGGCTGTTCTCCGACATTATAAATAACAGCAAAGATGAAGAACTATCTGCTAAGGCAAAATCAGAGCGAGGTTTTTGA
- a CDS encoding STAS domain-containing protein, whose translation MNQPYFTYEAEGQTLIVHLPEELDHHNCSGLKYETDLILSENYIRRIVFDFSRTRFMDSSGIGILLNRYKQMALSGGTIAIYGAGPQALRILKIGGILKLMKLYDSKEAAVTG comes from the coding sequence ATGAATCAACCATACTTTACATATGAAGCAGAAGGGCAGACACTGATCGTCCATCTGCCGGAGGAGTTGGATCATCATAACTGTTCAGGGCTTAAATACGAAACCGATTTAATCCTTTCCGAGAACTATATCAGGCGCATTGTTTTTGATTTTTCAAGGACCAGGTTCATGGATTCCTCGGGAATTGGTATTTTACTGAACAGGTATAAGCAGATGGCTTTAAGCGGGGGGACCATAGCCATCTACGGTGCAGGCCCCCAGGCTCTCCGCATTCTTAAAATAGGGGGGATATTAAAATTAATGAAATTATATGACTCTAAGGAAGCAGCAGTCACAGGTTGA
- the spoIIAB gene encoding anti-sigma F factor, translated as MSEQNKPEILKMELEALSKNEEFARVAVAVFMARLNPTLEEVDDVKTAVSEAVTNAVIHGYQGNGGIIYLEVEIDGQEIAVTVRDTGIGIPDIKLAMEPMYTTDPDGERSGMGFSFMEAFMDQVEVKSAPGEGTAVTMTKKING; from the coding sequence ATGTCAGAACAGAATAAACCAGAAATTCTGAAAATGGAATTGGAAGCCCTGTCAAAGAACGAGGAATTTGCCAGAGTGGCAGTGGCAGTTTTTATGGCAAGGTTGAACCCCACCCTGGAAGAGGTGGATGATGTAAAAACAGCCGTGTCGGAGGCAGTCACAAATGCAGTCATCCATGGATATCAGGGGAACGGAGGAATTATTTACCTGGAAGTGGAGATTGATGGCCAGGAAATTGCCGTAACCGTCAGAGATACGGGTATCGGTATCCCCGATATCAAGCTGGCTATGGAGCCTATGTACACCACGGATCCGGATGGAGAACGGTCGGGCATGGGATTTTCCTTTATGGAAGCGTTTATGGATCAGGTGGAAGTAAAGTCGGCTCCTGGAGAGGGTACTGCCGTAACCATGACAAAGAAGATTAACGGGTGA
- the sigF gene encoding RNA polymerase sporulation sigma factor SigF, with protein MDETMRLIEMAHEGDKAARDRLVTDNFGLVWSIVRRFTGRGYEPEDLFQIGSIGLMKAIDKFDLSYEVKFSTYAVPMITGEIKRFLRDDGMIKVSRSIKEMGLKVKNVREELVYRFGREPTLEEIAGEIGASKEEVAASIEAGAEVESLYRSVNKNDENSILLIDKIEEESSAQEELLNRMVLRELLTALSDKDREIIIRRYYYNETQSQIAAKLGISQVQVSRLEKKILKQMREKL; from the coding sequence ATGGATGAGACCATGAGATTGATAGAAATGGCTCACGAAGGAGATAAAGCGGCAAGGGACCGGCTTGTGACCGACAATTTCGGGCTGGTTTGGAGCATTGTACGCAGATTTACAGGGCGTGGTTATGAACCTGAGGATTTGTTTCAAATCGGCAGCATTGGCTTAATGAAAGCCATTGATAAATTTGACTTATCCTATGAGGTGAAATTTTCCACTTATGCGGTGCCCATGATAACAGGAGAGATCAAACGCTTTTTAAGAGATGACGGAATGATCAAGGTCAGCCGCTCCATTAAGGAAATGGGGCTTAAAGTGAAAAACGTCAGGGAAGAGTTAGTGTATCGTTTTGGAAGAGAACCTACGTTGGAAGAAATTGCAGGAGAAATAGGGGCCAGCAAAGAAGAAGTGGCAGCATCCATTGAGGCGGGCGCGGAAGTGGAATCCTTATACCGGTCTGTTAACAAAAATGACGAAAACAGCATTTTACTCATTGATAAAATTGAAGAGGAAAGTTCCGCCCAGGAAGAACTATTAAACCGCATGGTGCTTCGGGAACTTTTAACGGCGCTTTCCGATAAGGACAGAGAAATTATTATCAGGCGTTATTATTATAATGAGACTCAAAGTCAAATTGCCGCAAAGCTTGGAATATCTCAGGTTCAGGTTTCCAGACTGGAAAAAAAGATTTTAAAACAGATGCGGGAAAAATTGTAG
- a CDS encoding stage V sporulation protein AA: MSKTVYLNISQITEVRHKNIQLKDVADVYCDDTAIMNKCKALRIKTIHLDRNKRYIEKTLDVIQKLMEMDSTLQINNVGEVDFIIDYHKPKSPMWVWQWIKTIFVCIVCFCGASFAIMTFNNDASVTDVFKEIYRIIMKQESSGFTILEVSYSVGLTIGIVGFFNHFAKYKINTDPTPLEVEMRLYEDNISKTLIQNDGRKESDIDVS, translated from the coding sequence ATGAGCAAGACCGTTTATTTGAATATCAGCCAGATTACAGAGGTGCGGCATAAGAATATCCAGTTAAAGGATGTGGCAGATGTTTATTGCGACGATACGGCCATCATGAATAAGTGTAAAGCCCTTAGGATCAAGACCATCCATTTGGACCGTAACAAGCGGTATATAGAAAAAACTCTGGATGTAATCCAGAAACTGATGGAAATGGATTCGACTCTTCAGATCAATAATGTGGGGGAGGTAGACTTTATTATAGACTACCATAAGCCCAAATCACCCATGTGGGTCTGGCAGTGGATCAAAACCATTTTTGTCTGCATCGTATGTTTCTGCGGTGCATCCTTTGCCATTATGACCTTTAATAATGATGCCAGTGTTACGGACGTTTTTAAGGAAATTTACCGGATCATCATGAAGCAGGAGTCAAGCGGATTCACGATTCTGGAGGTCAGTTATTCCGTTGGACTGACTATTGGAATTGTGGGATTCTTCAATCATTTCGCAAAATACAAGATCAATACCGATCCAACTCCGCTGGAGGTGGAAATGCGGCTTTACGAAGACAATATCAGTAAGACCCTGATCCAGAACGATGGAAGAAAGGAGTCGGATATTGATGTTTCTTAG
- a CDS encoding SpoVA/SpoVAEb family sporulation membrane protein yields MEINKKAYEAYVKQVTPVHKKWPGIIKAFLVGGIICALGQYTTTLFMNTGLEKEAASAWTTLVLIAATVILTGLNIYPKITKFGGAGALVPITGFANSVVAPAVEFKAEGQVFGIGCKIFTIAGPVILYGILSSWILGIIAYVLKAFQML; encoded by the coding sequence ATGGAAATAAACAAAAAAGCTTATGAGGCTTATGTAAAACAGGTGACTCCGGTGCACAAAAAGTGGCCGGGGATTATAAAGGCTTTCCTGGTGGGGGGAATCATATGCGCCCTTGGCCAGTATACTACAACTTTATTCATGAATACAGGTCTGGAAAAGGAAGCGGCCTCTGCCTGGACCACTCTGGTTCTGATTGCAGCCACTGTCATCCTGACCGGACTTAATATTTACCCTAAGATTACAAAGTTTGGCGGAGCAGGAGCTTTGGTGCCGATCACGGGTTTTGCCAATTCCGTTGTGGCTCCGGCTGTGGAATTTAAGGCAGAGGGCCAGGTGTTCGGTATCGGTTGTAAAATCTTTACCATTGCCGGTCCTGTCATATTATACGGGATATTAAGCTCCTGGATCCTTGGAATCATCGCCTATGTATTAAAGGCCTTTCAAATGCTGTAG
- the spoVAD gene encoding stage V sporulation protein AD → MQIGKASIRFEEPPIIESMASIVGKKEGQGPLGSLFDVVEQDDMFGSDNWEKAESALQKQTADLAIEKGDIRKKDIRYLFAGDLLGQLIATSFGTVDLEIPLFGLFGACSTMGEALNLGAMTVAGGYADKVMAMASSHFATAEKQFRFPLGYGNQRPFSSSWTVTGCGAVVLTKYRKEGIAAITGITTGRMVDMGIKDSMNMGAAMAPAAFHTIQQNFDDFQVDESYYDKIITGDLGQVGRTILLDFMKNKGHDLEKIHTDCGIEIFNSEDQDTHAGGSGCGCAASTLCSYILPKVQSGTWKRVLFVPTGALLSTVSFNEGETIPGIAHAVVIENMGNL, encoded by the coding sequence ATGCAGATAGGAAAAGCAAGTATTAGATTTGAAGAACCTCCGATTATCGAAAGCATGGCTTCCATAGTCGGTAAAAAAGAAGGCCAGGGTCCCTTGGGAAGTTTGTTCGATGTAGTAGAGCAGGATGACATGTTTGGGTCGGACAACTGGGAAAAGGCAGAAAGTGCCCTTCAAAAACAGACAGCTGATCTGGCCATTGAAAAGGGAGATATCCGGAAAAAGGACATTCGATATTTATTTGCAGGAGACTTACTGGGCCAGCTGATCGCCACTTCCTTTGGAACGGTAGATTTGGAAATTCCCTTATTCGGTTTGTTCGGAGCCTGTTCCACCATGGGAGAAGCTCTCAATCTGGGGGCTATGACCGTAGCAGGGGGCTATGCGGATAAAGTCATGGCCATGGCTTCCAGTCATTTTGCAACGGCTGAAAAGCAATTCCGTTTCCCGCTGGGATATGGAAACCAGAGGCCGTTTTCCTCCTCTTGGACTGTCACCGGCTGCGGTGCGGTGGTACTCACCAAGTACAGAAAAGAAGGAATCGCAGCCATCACCGGAATCACTACCGGACGCATGGTGGATATGGGCATCAAAGACTCCATGAATATGGGGGCTGCCATGGCTCCTGCCGCCTTCCATACCATTCAGCAGAATTTTGATGATTTTCAGGTGGATGAATCCTATTATGACAAAATCATTACAGGAGATTTAGGCCAGGTCGGCCGGACGATCCTGCTTGATTTTATGAAGAATAAAGGACATGACTTAGAAAAGATCCACACGGATTGTGGGATCGAGATATTTAACAGCGAAGACCAGGATACTCATGCAGGAGGAAGCGGCTGTGGATGTGCGGCTTCCACCCTTTGCTCCTATATCCTTCCTAAAGTTCAAAGCGGTACGTGGAAACGAGTCCTGTTCGTGCCCACCGGCGCCCTCCTTTCTACAGTGAGCTTTAACGAAGGTGAGACGATCCCTGGGATTGCCCATGCAGTTGTGATCGAAAATATGGGAAACCTATAG
- the spoVAE gene encoding stage V sporulation protein AE — MEYLKAFLVGGAICALVQILMDNTKLMPGRIMVLLVVTGSILGAIGIYQPFADWAGAGATVPLLGFGNTLWKGVSKSMGEDGFLGIFKGGFTASAVGISGALIFGYLGSILFKPKMKS, encoded by the coding sequence ATGGAATACTTGAAAGCATTTTTAGTAGGAGGAGCGATCTGCGCCCTGGTGCAGATATTAATGGATAATACAAAACTGATGCCCGGACGAATCATGGTACTTCTGGTAGTAACCGGAAGCATCCTTGGCGCGATTGGTATCTACCAGCCCTTCGCTGACTGGGCCGGAGCCGGGGCAACGGTTCCTCTTCTTGGCTTTGGAAACACCTTATGGAAAGGTGTTTCAAAGAGCATGGGAGAGGATGGATTCTTAGGAATCTTTAAAGGGGGATTTACTGCAAGCGCTGTAGGAATCTCCGGAGCTCTGATCTTCGGTTATCTGGGATCCATTTTATTTAAGCCTAAAATGAAGAGCTGA